A section of the Agrobacterium tumefaciens genome encodes:
- a CDS encoding Wadjet anti-phage system protein JetA family protein, with amino-acid sequence MAESSFTSSVEKSTTRLFGQLEPEIFTLFAGANRVLYERVVLSVYRNLYRSDLLFPSQAEVVNVIYDCLDREPGLWAEEEVAVDLDRLVVRTGRRVRRRRVEGVNDEATGIAISRSRHIYNRMLQTGWLDEASYGLKTTVEMPSGAMRLAEFLCSLKEGVVEQLGGLVIEVRNAIRAVEEKPAENALGLNKAARDAAAFGRYLRSVLSALRDIDRQVLSSDTLADRLRYYFEEFVEQVLLRDYTAITTNAHPYRHRRAILTALERLEDSSIDTDAIADAYLEARLAPTAAAARDLVFEDISSIRHVFERIEEAFEAIQQHRTRLETRLRNVVRYAGRRTSFLQRSERLIQKLDEVMSYPGSEVEVRGSLEQRTPGVAPNLLAKPRGARPSPSEGDISIAPPDPIAEYRRLLEKEYLERLIISPAKVSRFLERQVPPYGEVHGASLTIETADDFLVFEALRLLVASGLGTDDSSALSIGMRNRFEFIRDNTRDISNDWLDSPGFIVRRLDGGIALEIGHAS; translated from the coding sequence TTGGCAGAAAGCAGTTTTACATCTTCAGTTGAAAAATCTACCACACGGCTGTTTGGGCAGCTTGAGCCGGAGATATTTACACTGTTCGCGGGTGCCAATCGTGTGCTTTATGAACGGGTAGTACTCTCGGTCTATAGGAACCTTTACCGATCGGATTTACTTTTTCCCAGTCAAGCCGAGGTCGTGAATGTAATCTACGACTGCCTCGATCGAGAGCCCGGCCTGTGGGCGGAGGAAGAAGTTGCTGTTGATCTCGATCGCCTCGTCGTGCGAACGGGCCGGCGAGTACGGCGACGTCGAGTCGAAGGTGTGAACGACGAAGCAACAGGAATTGCCATCAGTCGCAGTCGTCACATTTATAATCGAATGCTCCAGACCGGTTGGTTGGATGAGGCCAGTTACGGATTAAAAACGACCGTGGAAATGCCGTCGGGTGCAATGCGCCTAGCAGAATTCCTATGCTCGCTTAAGGAAGGTGTTGTGGAGCAACTCGGCGGTCTCGTAATCGAGGTCCGCAACGCCATACGCGCGGTTGAGGAGAAGCCGGCGGAAAATGCACTGGGCTTGAACAAGGCGGCGCGTGATGCGGCGGCTTTCGGGCGATATCTTCGCAGCGTGCTTTCGGCACTTAGGGATATCGACCGCCAGGTTCTTTCCTCCGATACGCTCGCCGATCGCCTGCGATATTATTTCGAGGAATTTGTCGAGCAGGTGCTTCTGCGAGACTATACCGCAATTACGACCAATGCTCACCCTTATCGCCATCGCCGTGCGATCTTGACCGCCTTGGAAAGGCTTGAAGATTCCAGCATCGATACGGATGCCATCGCTGATGCCTATCTTGAAGCAAGGCTGGCGCCGACCGCTGCGGCAGCGCGCGATCTGGTCTTTGAAGACATATCAAGTATTCGTCACGTGTTTGAACGAATTGAGGAAGCTTTCGAGGCCATTCAGCAGCACCGCACGCGGCTTGAGACGAGGCTGCGCAACGTGGTTCGGTATGCTGGCAGGCGCACCAGTTTTCTTCAGCGTAGCGAGCGTCTTATCCAGAAGCTGGATGAGGTGATGTCGTATCCCGGCAGTGAAGTGGAAGTTCGAGGGTCGCTTGAGCAACGGACACCTGGTGTTGCGCCAAATCTGCTGGCGAAGCCGCGCGGCGCACGCCCCAGCCCGTCGGAGGGCGATATTTCAATAGCTCCGCCAGATCCAATCGCGGAGTACCGCCGGCTGTTGGAAAAGGAGTATCTCGAGCGTTTGATCATCTCACCGGCAAAGGTTAGCCGGTTTCTGGAGCGACAGGTGCCGCCGTATGGAGAGGTGCATGGTGCATCCCTGACCATCGAGACCGCGGACGATTTTCTAGTGTTCGAAGCTTTGCGGCTGCTGGTAGCCAGCGGCCTCGGCACGGATGACAGTTCTGCACTATCGATCGGGATGCGGAACCGCTTCGAGTTCATTCGTGACAACACGCGGGACATCTCCAATGATTGGCTGGATTCCCCGGGATTTATCGTCAGACGCCTCGACGGCGGCATTGCACTGGAGATAGGCCATGCTTCATGA
- a CDS encoding carboxymuconolactone decarboxylase family protein, producing MSNMQDWNSYHDALIGHVGDFAKLSPDVLRGLNIMEASGNETGKIEPKTHEIIALAVAVTTRCDGCIAVHGRKAIELGASEEEIAKALGVAISLNAGAALTYTARVFDAIKSLPSE from the coding sequence ATGAGCAATATGCAGGATTGGAATTCATACCACGACGCCCTGATCGGCCATGTCGGCGATTTCGCAAAGCTTAGCCCCGATGTGCTTCGCGGGTTGAACATCATGGAAGCCAGCGGCAACGAGACCGGCAAGATTGAGCCGAAGACGCACGAGATCATTGCTCTGGCCGTTGCGGTCACGACCCGCTGTGACGGATGCATCGCCGTTCATGGCAGGAAGGCCATCGAACTGGGTGCCAGCGAAGAAGAGATCGCCAAGGCCCTCGGCGTAGCTATCTCGCTTAATGCTGGCGCTGCGCTGACCTATACGGCTCGCGTGTTCGATGCGATCAAAAGCCTGCCGAGTGAGTGA
- a CDS encoding DUF4194 domain-containing protein, whose protein sequence is MLHEFALLEETNARDSQRVTQLIAHLMRDQFVHVEDRGSATLLETLFRPKLKALIEAYFDVAGYRLVHRETEGWAGILPDPERISLPRMRTDETVVLLVLRRLWEEALQLGEIEDKGTVRTSLNEAYAAYQEIVAGARRASLSPNAFREVLEMLEKRALVRLGALDPEMQDMDLDIRALVATVAGDDFVASLEALLSGVVAAPPGAKEQINVEVVS, encoded by the coding sequence ATGCTTCATGAGTTCGCCTTGCTGGAAGAGACCAATGCACGGGACTCCCAGCGGGTTACCCAACTCATAGCACATCTGATGCGCGATCAGTTCGTGCACGTGGAGGATCGCGGCTCTGCCACGCTTCTGGAGACGTTATTTCGTCCGAAATTGAAGGCGTTGATAGAGGCTTACTTCGACGTGGCCGGATATCGTCTGGTGCATCGCGAAACCGAAGGATGGGCGGGAATATTGCCGGATCCGGAGCGGATATCTCTGCCGCGAATGCGTACCGACGAAACCGTGGTGCTGCTGGTATTGCGCCGTCTCTGGGAGGAAGCGCTGCAGCTCGGAGAGATTGAAGATAAAGGCACAGTACGGACGAGTCTGAACGAAGCTTATGCGGCGTATCAGGAAATTGTCGCTGGTGCACGTCGGGCGAGTCTGTCTCCAAACGCTTTCCGTGAGGTGCTCGAAATGTTGGAGAAACGCGCACTGGTCCGATTGGGCGCACTCGATCCGGAAATGCAGGACATGGATCTCGATATCCGTGCACTTGTTGCCACAGTCGCGGGAGACGATTTCGTGGCGTCGCTGGAAGCACTTCTGTCGGGCGTTGTCGCTGCTCCTCCTGGGGCGAAGGAGCAGATAAACGTGGAGGTCGTATCGTGA